In a single window of the Bacteroidota bacterium genome:
- the thiS gene encoding sulfur carrier protein ThiS, whose amino-acid sequence MEIKVNGEAITLPEGKNRLEDVFEAIGIPFQQTGIAVALNMELVPRSEWNDTLVKAGDALEVITARQGG is encoded by the coding sequence ATGGAAATTAAGGTGAATGGCGAAGCGATCACGCTTCCCGAGGGAAAAAACCGCTTGGAGGACGTGTTTGAAGCCATCGGAATCCCTTTTCAGCAAACAGGCATTGCCGTCGCCTTGAACATGGAGTTGGTCCCACGTAGCGAATGGAATGACACCTTGGTGAAAGCGGGTGATGCTTTGGAGGTGATCACGGCCCGCCAAGGCGGGTGA
- a CDS encoding NAD-dependent epimerase/dehydratase family protein: MILLTGGTGFLGQFIVKELLSRGEKVRLLVRNPAKVKAEPGVELVEGDVLDTSSLEVAFEGVDQVIHSAAVVSFWPRRKDEMTRINVEGTANIVNFALEAGVKKLVHISSIAALGRVAGAPKIDENSKWIKSSLNSAYGRSKYLAEQEVQRGVEEGLRAVICNPGIIVGPGHWDQGSPKLFSSVAKGLKFYNPGKTGFVSVQDVARAAVDLLQSELCEGERFVLVGENMLYKDFFGLVAKSLGVKPPSIVPPAFVANFAGQLNEWMGNLRNREPIITRETTRSSRHHFNYDGSKITKTIGFQYTPMEKCIADTGELYRKEHGN; encoded by the coding sequence ATGATTTTACTCACAGGCGGCACCGGTTTTCTGGGCCAATTCATCGTGAAGGAGCTGTTGTCGCGCGGCGAGAAGGTGCGCCTGTTGGTGCGCAATCCTGCGAAAGTCAAGGCGGAGCCGGGCGTCGAATTGGTCGAAGGTGACGTTTTGGACACGTCAAGCCTTGAAGTGGCCTTCGAAGGCGTGGATCAAGTGATTCACAGCGCCGCGGTCGTGAGCTTCTGGCCCCGTCGCAAGGATGAAATGACGCGGATCAATGTCGAAGGCACGGCGAACATCGTCAACTTTGCACTCGAAGCCGGGGTCAAAAAACTTGTCCACATCAGTTCGATTGCAGCCTTGGGCCGCGTCGCCGGCGCCCCGAAAATCGACGAAAACAGCAAGTGGATCAAGAGTTCGCTGAACTCGGCCTACGGTCGGAGTAAATACCTGGCCGAACAGGAGGTTCAGCGCGGCGTGGAGGAAGGCCTGCGGGCTGTGATTTGCAATCCCGGCATCATCGTCGGACCGGGGCATTGGGATCAGGGTAGTCCGAAGCTGTTCAGCAGCGTTGCGAAGGGGCTGAAGTTCTACAATCCCGGGAAAACCGGCTTTGTGAGCGTGCAGGACGTGGCGCGCGCCGCCGTGGACCTGCTCCAAAGCGAACTCTGCGAAGGGGAACGCTTCGTCCTTGTGGGCGAAAACATGCTTTACAAGGACTTTTTTGGATTGGTTGCCAAAAGCCTGGGTGTCAAACCACCCTCCATCGTCCCTCCTGCCTTCGTGGCCAATTTTGCTGGACAGCTCAATGAATGGATGGGCAATCTGCGCAACCGTGAACCGATCATTACCCGCGAAACCACGCGCAGTTCGCGGCATCATTTCAACTACGACGGAAGCAAAATCACCAAAACCATTGGTTTCCAATATACTCCGATGGAAAAATGCATCGCAGATACCGGCGAACTTTACCGCAAGGAACATGGAAATTAA
- a CDS encoding formimidoylglutamase codes for MDIESLFRPLEPKLIQKRLTLDDHRLSDFTKFNFGEFPYWQGADIVIVGCPEDRGARGLTGSAMAPDQIRRHLYALAAPKRDLKIVDLGNMVKADRMIQYYDRIADVVEEVVKAGKLLIFLGGSQDIVYGQYKGYQKLTDSVEYVCIDSQLDVEDSDFGIHHASYNHKIFLHSPNYLSNFTNLGYQSYFVPLSQKVRLRNLYFQGLRLGELRTNLREAEPFLRNASMVSFDMSAVRSGDAPGTANPSPAGFTAEEICQLARYTGMSNRVSSVSITEILPMRDFNAQTTLLGSMLVWYLIEGFLSRRIDEPEDLSRLIKYSVSLQGGIQNLVFYKNPLSERWWMEVPYSEGMGRREGRTELVPCSESDYELARQDEIPEKWWLAHYKLK; via the coding sequence ATGGATATAGAATCGCTTTTCAGGCCGCTCGAGCCCAAATTGATCCAAAAAAGGCTCACGCTCGACGATCATCGCCTCAGTGATTTCACCAAATTCAACTTCGGCGAATTTCCCTATTGGCAGGGGGCAGACATCGTCATCGTAGGCTGTCCCGAAGACCGCGGCGCCCGTGGTTTGACGGGTTCTGCCATGGCTCCCGATCAGATTCGTAGGCACCTTTATGCCCTTGCCGCCCCCAAACGCGACCTGAAAATCGTGGATTTGGGCAACATGGTCAAGGCTGATCGCATGATTCAGTACTACGACCGTATAGCGGACGTCGTCGAAGAGGTGGTCAAGGCCGGAAAATTGCTGATTTTCCTCGGTGGAAGCCAAGATATTGTCTACGGACAGTACAAAGGCTACCAAAAATTGACCGATAGCGTTGAATATGTCTGCATTGACTCGCAATTGGACGTCGAAGACAGTGATTTTGGCATTCACCACGCGAGCTACAACCACAAAATCTTCCTTCACAGCCCCAATTACCTGAGCAACTTCACCAATTTGGGGTATCAGAGCTATTTTGTACCGCTTTCGCAGAAGGTCAGGCTCAGGAATCTCTACTTTCAAGGTCTCAGACTCGGTGAATTGCGGACCAACCTGCGTGAAGCCGAGCCATTTTTGCGCAACGCAAGCATGGTGAGCTTTGATATGAGCGCCGTTCGATCCGGCGATGCGCCTGGTACTGCAAATCCATCTCCTGCGGGCTTCACCGCGGAGGAAATCTGCCAATTGGCACGGTACACGGGCATGAGCAACCGCGTGAGCAGTGTGTCCATTACGGAAATCCTGCCGATGCGCGACTTCAATGCGCAGACCACCTTGCTCGGGTCGATGCTCGTTTGGTACCTCATCGAAGGGTTTTTGAGCCGCCGCATCGACGAACCTGAAGACCTGTCGCGCCTGATCAAATACAGCGTAAGCCTCCAAGGAGGCATCCAAAATTTGGTGTTCTACAAAAATCCGCTGTCGGAACGTTGGTGGATGGAAGTGCCATATTCCGAAGGAATGGGCAGGAGAGAAGGGCGGACGGAACTTGTGCCCTGCAGCGAAAGCGACTATGAATTGGCGCGGCAGGATGAAATTCCCGAAAAATGGTGGCTTGCCCACTACAAATTGAAATGA
- a CDS encoding FAD-dependent oxidoreductase, with product MKIAIVGAGSAGLFTAWYLSQMGHGADVTLFDRGEPGHGTTWKAAGMLAPVHEIEFQELDLLKAGIASRDLYFNEVAPALGEIGLRHYGSLEVGLSQDDTAYLRRQFEFQQSHGLDVEWLSGAMIQEVEPFVSKNIGQAIWSHKDTQVDNWLLVKRLVEQLRMAAVTIRPNSDVQHWSVNGDQKVELRINGQSEVFDKVLFALGVPSAEIQAKLPYRIYPVRGEMVCLETPQDDFPSTQVRIVSKVLGNAYVVPKMDRIVCGSTSEEKGLEMVNTAGGLLNILRKCHAVIPAIYEMNVQEIWAGLRPSTLNRLPILAKEKDSAIFHLNGLYRHGILLGPVLGKSAARLLLGLERLPETQAFDLELK from the coding sequence ATGAAAATCGCAATTGTCGGCGCTGGTTCGGCGGGACTTTTCACCGCTTGGTACCTCTCTCAAATGGGCCACGGCGCTGATGTGACCCTGTTTGACCGCGGCGAACCCGGCCACGGAACGACTTGGAAGGCTGCGGGCATGCTGGCGCCCGTCCACGAAATCGAATTTCAAGAGTTGGATCTCCTGAAAGCGGGCATCGCGAGCCGCGATCTCTATTTCAATGAAGTCGCACCTGCGCTCGGCGAAATCGGGCTGCGGCATTATGGTTCCTTGGAAGTCGGTCTGAGTCAGGACGATACTGCCTATTTGCGCCGGCAATTCGAGTTTCAGCAAAGCCACGGCCTCGATGTCGAATGGCTGAGCGGGGCGATGATCCAAGAAGTCGAACCCTTTGTTTCCAAGAACATCGGGCAGGCGATTTGGAGCCACAAGGATACGCAAGTCGACAATTGGCTGCTCGTCAAGCGTTTGGTGGAGCAACTTCGGATGGCTGCCGTGACCATTCGACCAAATTCCGATGTTCAACATTGGTCGGTAAATGGCGATCAGAAGGTAGAATTGCGGATAAATGGTCAAAGCGAAGTGTTTGACAAGGTCTTGTTTGCTTTGGGAGTGCCTTCTGCCGAAATCCAAGCCAAATTGCCCTACCGCATTTATCCAGTTCGCGGCGAAATGGTCTGTCTGGAAACCCCACAAGATGACTTTCCGAGCACGCAGGTGCGCATCGTGAGCAAGGTTTTGGGAAATGCCTACGTCGTACCCAAGATGGATCGGATTGTTTGTGGATCCACATCCGAAGAAAAGGGCCTTGAAATGGTGAATACAGCGGGTGGGCTTTTGAACATCCTGCGGAAATGCCATGCGGTGATCCCGGCGATCTACGAAATGAACGTACAGGAGATTTGGGCGGGGCTGCGTCCTTCGACCTTGAATCGTTTGCCGATTCTTGCGAAAGAAAAGGATTCGGCTATTTTCCACCTCAATGGACTCTACCGGCATGGGATTTTGCTCGGTCCGGTTTTGGGAAAATCGGCAGCGCGTTTGCTGCTGGGGCTTGAAAGATTGCCCGAAACGCAAGCCTTCGACCTCGAATTGAAATAG